A stretch of the Lolium perenne isolate Kyuss_39 chromosome 3, Kyuss_2.0, whole genome shotgun sequence genome encodes the following:
- the LOC127338556 gene encoding aspartic proteinase CDR1-like gives MAGQALLLVAFVLTAQLCGCTAYVGGGFSVEFIHRDSPKSPLYDPKLTVHGRVLAAAQRSTAQAAALARSYTTIVSPSPEGAVSEIISRPFEYLMYVNIGTPGTRTLVVADTGSNLVWLRCVNGSTAEPPPPASGSDAHPEDVVFDVSSSATYGRVGCQSGACHALPVTSCDASSNCNYLQTYGDGSNTTGILSTETFFFEDAPGGCVGCRDRPQLVVHEVNFGCSTSINGPFPWNGVVGLADGNLSLVSQIGAVTSLGRRFSYCLAPYNVNASSALNFGSRADVTEVDAVSTVLVPSPFGSLYTVALESVEISNSTFTVPPDQSHLIVDSGTSMTYLHQGLLDQVVEEVNRTIKLPQVSSTGRILPLCYDATGMTEELILEKMIPDVKLVMGGGAVVTLKARNTFVQVDQVTVCMAVLPVGDQSPFAILGNVAQQNMHVGYDLDRRTVTFAAADCTTAYPSPPASL, from the coding sequence ATGGCGGGGCAGGCTCTTTTGCTCGTCGCCTTCGTCCTGACGGCGCAGCTGTGCGGGTGCACGGCGTACGTGGGCGGCGGGTTTAGCGTGGAGTTCATCCATCGGGACTCCCCCAAATCTCCGCTATACGACCCGAAGCTCACGGTGCACGGCCGCGTGCTCGCCGCCGCTCAGCGTTCCACGGCGCAGGCCGCGGCGCTCGCGCGCTCGTACACTACCATCGTCTCTCCATCTCCTGAAGGCGCCGTGTCGGAGATTATATCCAGGCCGTTCGAGTACCTCATGTACGTCAACATCGGCACGCCGGGCACCCGGACGCTAGTGGTCGCGGACACCGGCAGCAACCTCGTCTGGCTTCGATGCGTCAACGGCAGCACCGCTGAGCCTCCGCCACCAGCCTCTGGCTCGGATGCGCAtccggaggacgtcgtcttcgacGTGTCCTCCTCGGCTACGTACGGCCGCGTAGGCTGCCAGTCCGGCGCGTGCCACGCGCTTCCCGTCACCAGCTGCGACGCCAGCTCCAACTGCAACTACCTCCAGACCTACGGCGACGGCTCCAACACGACCGGCATACTCTCCACCGAGACCTTCTTCTTCGAAGACGCCCCCGGCGGCTGCGTGGGGTGCCGCGACCGTCCGCAGCTGGTGGTGCACGAAGTCAACTTCGGCTGCTCCACGTCCATCAACGGCCCGTTCCCCTGGAACGGCGTCGTTGGACTCGCCGACGGCAACTTGTCCCTCGTCTCCCAGATCGGCGCGGTCACATCGCTCGGCCGGAGGTTCTCCTACTGCCTCGCGCCCTACAACGTCAACGCCTCCTCCGCGCTCAACTTCGGCTCTCGCGCCGACGTGACGGAGGTGGACGCGGTGTCGACGGTACTGGTCCCCTCCCCGTTTGGGTCCCTCTACACCGTCGCGCTCGAGTCCGTCGAAATCAGCAACTCTACTTTCACGGTACCGCCAGACCAGTCCCATCTCATCGTCGACTCCGGCACGTCGATGACATACCTCCATCAGGGGCTCCTGGaccaggtggtggaggaggtgaaCCGGACCATCAAGCTCCCGCAGGTGTCATCGACGGGGCGGATCCTACCGCTGTGCTACGACGCGACCGGGATGACCGAGGAGTTGATACTGGAGAAGATGATCCCGGACGTGAAGCTGGTTATGGGAGGCGGCGCGGTGGTGACGCTCAAGGCGCGGAACACGTTCGTGCAGGTGGATCAGGTCACCGTGTGCATGGCGGTGCTGCCGGTTGGTGACCAATCTCCTTTTGCTATCCTCGGTAATGTCG